A portion of the Candidatus Baltobacteraceae bacterium genome contains these proteins:
- a CDS encoding HRDC domain-containing protein has protein sequence MNAQMITTPQELEALCERVRNAPRVGLDTEFHNERSYTARLMVVQLAFEDGAALVDPLVLPDLRSLAEALCETTVVGHALTSDLKIFADRFDLVPPRVFDCQVAASFLGYGMAISLADLVRELNHVRLKKSQTVSDWSARPLSEHQIEYLIDDVAHLLDMQDKLEERLEAKGRLAWAAQESAAVADIEKYRVDTRRLYMRIPGSNRMSRRELGILLELATLRDRLARDRDLPLKYVMPDDVLAGLATLRPKRLEDLAALRRLEAGTRRSLGPALLEAVARGEAVAEDALPHKSPRPLGNARETLAALMSVVVGEIAREHELPASLLVPRAALERAAREVPADRESFEAVLDLSAWRTGLVGEPLWRLLSGENALRIEGYAGGDPRIKME, from the coding sequence ATGAACGCCCAGATGATCACGACGCCGCAGGAGCTCGAAGCGCTCTGCGAACGCGTCCGAAACGCCCCGCGCGTGGGTCTCGACACCGAATTTCACAACGAGCGCAGTTACACCGCGCGCTTGATGGTCGTCCAATTGGCGTTCGAGGATGGTGCGGCGCTCGTCGACCCGCTCGTGCTGCCCGATCTGCGTTCGCTAGCCGAAGCGTTGTGCGAGACGACGGTCGTCGGGCACGCGCTCACGAGCGACTTGAAGATCTTTGCCGATCGATTCGATCTGGTGCCGCCGCGCGTCTTCGATTGTCAGGTCGCGGCCTCGTTTCTCGGGTACGGCATGGCGATCTCGCTGGCCGATCTCGTGCGCGAACTCAATCACGTGCGATTAAAAAAATCGCAGACCGTGAGCGATTGGTCCGCGCGTCCGCTCTCGGAGCATCAAATCGAATATCTGATCGACGACGTGGCGCACCTACTCGACATGCAAGACAAACTGGAGGAGCGACTCGAAGCGAAGGGCCGCCTCGCGTGGGCCGCACAGGAGAGCGCCGCGGTCGCGGATATCGAAAAGTATCGCGTCGATACGCGCCGGCTCTACATGCGCATTCCGGGATCCAATCGCATGAGCCGGCGCGAGCTCGGCATCTTACTCGAGCTCGCGACGCTGCGCGATCGCCTGGCGCGCGATCGCGATCTGCCGCTCAAATACGTTATGCCGGACGACGTCTTGGCTGGTCTGGCCACGCTGCGTCCGAAACGCCTTGAGGATCTCGCCGCGCTGCGGCGGCTCGAGGCCGGTACCCGCCGATCGCTCGGTCCGGCGTTGCTGGAGGCCGTCGCGCGCGGGGAGGCGGTGGCGGAGGACGCGCTACCGCACAAGTCGCCGCGTCCGCTCGGAAACGCTCGCGAAACGCTGGCCGCGCTCATGAGCGTGGTCGTGGGCGAGATCGCGCGCGAGCACGAACTTCCCGCGAGTCTGCTCGTGCCGCGCGCCGCGCTCGAGCGTGCCGCCCGCGAGGTGCCGGCCGATCGCGAAAGCTTCGAAGCGGTACTCGACCTCTCGGCGTGGCGCACCGGACTCGTCGGGGAGCCGCTCTGGCGACTTTTGTCGGGCGAAAACGCGCTTCGCATCGAAGGCTACGCGGGCGGCGATCCGCGAATTAAGATGGAGTGA
- a CDS encoding VTT domain-containing protein gives MNRLGKRIFGVAILLASFALAAYVIRYQPQVEHFIRSLGPFAYPIAIAIFAVVASAPFSVTDALAVMNGAIFGPLWGSIINAIGLVFAALLGYWINRRASHLLDLDAAIERLPPWVKRFPIGSPAFLLAVRVIPGFGGTVATASAAAFRVPVWVHVWTMCAIAIPICTLLAIFGHGITTIIHHAETRAHNYIQHHHPRFHFRFRTSAPRPTKTL, from the coding sequence TTGAATCGCCTCGGCAAGCGCATTTTTGGCGTCGCGATCCTGCTGGCCTCGTTTGCATTAGCGGCCTACGTGATCCGCTATCAGCCGCAGGTCGAGCACTTCATCCGATCGCTCGGGCCATTCGCGTATCCGATCGCGATCGCGATCTTCGCCGTGGTCGCATCGGCGCCGTTCTCGGTCACCGACGCGCTCGCGGTCATGAACGGCGCGATCTTCGGCCCGCTCTGGGGCTCGATCATCAACGCGATCGGGCTGGTCTTTGCGGCGCTGCTTGGCTACTGGATCAATCGCCGCGCATCGCATCTGCTCGATCTCGACGCGGCTATCGAGCGATTGCCGCCGTGGGTCAAACGGTTTCCGATCGGGTCGCCGGCCTTCTTGCTCGCGGTTCGCGTCATCCCCGGTTTCGGCGGGACCGTCGCGACCGCGTCGGCCGCCGCATTTCGCGTGCCGGTTTGGGTCCACGTGTGGACGATGTGCGCCATCGCCATCCCAATCTGCACGCTGCTCGCGATTTTTGGCCACGGTATCACCACGATCATCCATCACGCCGAAACGCGCGCGCATAACTACATCCAACACCACCATCCACGCTTTCACTTCCGATTCCGCACCAGCGCTCCGAGGCCAACGAAAACGCTATGA
- a CDS encoding vitamin K epoxide reductase family protein, translating to MGPRLIITALCAIGLYASVFMLRKTRRAERGQLREASVVQTKRARLFGATPNALVGIAYYPLIVAGVWLLGPPASLLVLAAALFAAGTSFYLAYSLTFVTRMSCSYCWTAHVVNWALAALLAWIARSWV from the coding sequence ATGGGTCCACGCCTGATCATCACGGCCTTATGCGCCATCGGCCTCTACGCTTCCGTTTTCATGCTGCGCAAGACCCGGCGGGCCGAGCGCGGGCAACTCCGGGAGGCGAGCGTGGTGCAGACCAAACGCGCGCGGCTCTTCGGCGCGACGCCCAACGCACTCGTCGGCATCGCGTACTATCCGCTGATCGTGGCTGGGGTTTGGCTGCTCGGACCGCCCGCGTCGCTGCTGGTGCTGGCGGCCGCGCTCTTCGCCGCGGGCACGTCGTTCTATCTGGCGTACAGCCTGACGTTCGTCACCCGCATGAGCTGCTCGTATTGCTGGACCGCGCACGTGGTAAACTGGGCGCTCGCCGCCCTGCTTGCGTGGATCGCACGGAGCTGGGTATAA
- a CDS encoding MBL fold metallo-hydrolase — MVTSRIRTVRAPNPSAMTLDGTNSYLIDAGDGTAFCIDPGPAMAGHIDALLGAAREMKVRIASICVTHGHPDHAPGARLLHEATGAPVAAHANATFAHDRDVSDGESLHLGDAALIAMDAPGHSFDHLVFYEPREAALFTGDVVLGEGTVLIAPPGGAMRPYQRTLQRLYDEFPAALAIYGGHGPIVRDPRTKLHEYLTHRQRRERELLAELAERAQSIPELVARIYRETAPQLWPAAGRQILAHLIALEREGRVRSQAVDARDADESRIYRLSDPN, encoded by the coding sequence GTGGTAACCTCGCGTATTCGTACCGTACGCGCGCCGAATCCCTCGGCGATGACGCTCGATGGAACCAACAGCTATCTGATCGATGCCGGCGACGGTACCGCATTCTGCATCGATCCGGGACCCGCAATGGCGGGACACATCGACGCGTTACTAGGCGCGGCGCGCGAGATGAAGGTTCGGATCGCCTCGATCTGCGTGACCCACGGTCATCCCGATCACGCGCCGGGAGCGCGCCTCTTGCACGAAGCGACCGGCGCGCCGGTCGCCGCGCACGCGAACGCAACATTCGCGCACGACCGCGACGTGAGCGATGGCGAGTCGCTGCATTTGGGAGACGCCGCGTTGATTGCGATGGACGCGCCCGGCCACAGCTTCGATCACCTCGTCTTCTACGAACCGCGCGAAGCGGCGCTCTTCACCGGCGACGTCGTGCTGGGCGAAGGGACGGTCCTCATCGCACCGCCCGGCGGCGCCATGCGACCCTATCAGCGCACGCTGCAGCGGCTGTACGATGAATTCCCGGCCGCGCTCGCGATCTACGGCGGGCACGGTCCGATCGTTCGCGACCCGCGAACGAAGCTGCACGAGTACCTCACCCATCGCCAACGCCGGGAACGCGAACTGCTGGCCGAGCTCGCGGAACGCGCGCAAAGTATTCCCGAACTCGTCGCGCGGATCTATCGCGAAACGGCGCCGCAGCTCTGGCCCGCCGCCGGGCGGCAGATCCTCGCGCATCTCATCGCACTCGAGCGGGAAGGCCGCGTTCGATCGCAGGCGGTCGACGCGCGCGACGCCGACGAATCCCGGATCTACCGTCTCTCCGATCCGAACTAA
- a CDS encoding zinc-binding dehydrogenase — MLAVRLHETGGPERLVVEDIPKPEPAGGEVLVRVRAAALNHRDVFITQGLYPNIELPRTLGADGVGDLDGTRVVIDPMLGWGDDPAVWAPGATILGMPRDGTFAQYVAVPKGNVHPAPAHLSDAEAAALPLAGLTAYRAVFTRAKLQAGETVLITGIGGGVQSFALLYAKHIGARAIVTSSSDAKLERAKQLGADVAINYRTTPDWHKVARKAGAIDVAIDSAGGDAFAKAIALVRPGGRVVTYGGTAGDATVKLFPLFWNHVTVYGTSMGSPQDFRGMLALFADRSLRPVVDEVFPMRDVVAAANRLNDAGQFGKIVLQIDA; from the coding sequence ATGCTAGCTGTACGTCTCCACGAAACCGGCGGTCCCGAACGGCTCGTCGTTGAGGATATTCCAAAACCCGAGCCGGCCGGCGGCGAGGTGCTGGTGCGCGTGCGCGCGGCCGCGCTCAACCATCGCGACGTCTTTATCACGCAGGGTCTCTATCCGAACATCGAATTGCCGCGCACGCTCGGAGCCGACGGCGTCGGCGATCTCGACGGGACGCGGGTCGTTATCGATCCGATGCTCGGCTGGGGCGACGATCCGGCCGTCTGGGCGCCGGGTGCGACGATTCTCGGCATGCCGCGCGACGGCACGTTCGCGCAGTACGTCGCCGTTCCGAAAGGCAACGTGCATCCGGCACCCGCGCACCTCAGCGATGCCGAAGCGGCGGCCCTGCCGCTGGCCGGATTGACGGCCTACCGCGCCGTCTTCACGCGAGCGAAACTGCAGGCCGGCGAGACGGTGCTTATCACGGGCATCGGCGGCGGCGTGCAAAGTTTCGCACTGCTCTATGCCAAGCACATCGGCGCGCGTGCGATCGTCACCTCGAGCAGCGACGCGAAGCTCGAGCGCGCCAAACAGCTCGGCGCCGACGTTGCGATCAATTACCGCACCACGCCGGATTGGCACAAGGTCGCGCGCAAAGCCGGCGCCATCGACGTCGCGATCGATTCGGCCGGCGGCGATGCGTTTGCGAAGGCGATCGCGCTCGTGCGCCCCGGCGGACGCGTCGTGACCTACGGCGGGACGGCGGGCGACGCAACCGTCAAACTCTTCCCGCTCTTTTGGAATCACGTGACCGTCTACGGTACGTCGATGGGCAGTCCGCAGGATTTCCGCGGCATGCTCGCGCTCTTCGCCGATCGGTCGCTGCGGCCGGTGGTCGACGAAGTCTTCCCGATGCGCGACGTCGTCGCCGCGGCCAACCGTCTAAACGACGCCGGCCAATTCGGCAAGATCGTTTTGCAGATCGACGCTTAG
- a CDS encoding BolA family protein produces MIDNTSLTALIRAQMPDANVEIVDRTGTMDHFNVTVRSQAFAGKTLIEQHQLVYGSLKAALKDGRVHAVELKTLLPEN; encoded by the coding sequence ATGATCGATAACACTTCGTTGACCGCGCTCATTCGCGCGCAGATGCCCGACGCGAACGTCGAGATCGTCGACCGCACCGGCACGATGGACCACTTCAACGTGACCGTCCGCTCCCAGGCGTTCGCCGGCAAGACCCTCATCGAGCAGCACCAGCTCGTTTACGGTTCGCTCAAGGCCGCGCTCAAAGACGGACGCGTTCACGCCGTCGAACTCAAAACGCTTCTCCCGGAGAATTAA
- a CDS encoding glutaredoxin domain-containing protein: MSDQIRDQIDQEIAGNKILVYGKGTKTAPRCGFTLETIQFFDSFGYPYEVVDVLENMPKREALAEMTNWPTLPKVFINGKFCGDTDVLGPMAQSGELQQTLKEAFGYEPAAKQTINLH; this comes from the coding sequence ATGTCCGATCAAATTCGCGACCAAATCGACCAAGAGATCGCCGGCAACAAGATCCTCGTCTACGGCAAAGGCACCAAGACGGCGCCGCGCTGCGGGTTTACGCTCGAGACGATTCAGTTCTTCGATTCATTCGGCTATCCGTACGAAGTGGTCGACGTACTCGAGAACATGCCCAAGCGCGAGGCACTCGCGGAGATGACGAATTGGCCGACGCTGCCGAAAGTCTTCATCAACGGCAAGTTCTGCGGCGACACCGACGTTCTCGGCCCGATGGCGCAGAGCGGGGAACTCCAACAAACGCTCAAAGAGGCGTTCGGCTACGAACCGGCCGCCAAACAAACCATCAACCTCCACTAA
- a CDS encoding sulfurtransferase has product MFGTVVSAGEVGAHLGDSGWVVVDCRHSLQDFAAGRRAYESAHIPGAFFAGVEEDLAGRKTGSNGRHPLPEPAAFAAFLRSLGVTERTQLVAYDAGGDMFAARFWFLAKWIGHDAVAVLDGGLAAWQDGGYPVNGDAPLARTEGTIEPRVRAESVVRVDDVRANLDSPAFALLDARSAERFAGVNETVDPVGGHIPGARNRVFKDNYDERGQFKPAARLQAEFEALGIPPERIVHQCGSGVSAAVNVLAMEIAGLTGSRLYPGSWSEWCADPARPIAR; this is encoded by the coding sequence TTGTTTGGGACGGTTGTGAGTGCGGGTGAGGTTGGTGCGCATCTCGGTGATTCGGGGTGGGTTGTTGTGGATTGCAGGCATTCGCTGCAAGATTTTGCGGCCGGGCGGCGGGCGTATGAGAGCGCGCATATTCCGGGCGCGTTTTTTGCCGGGGTCGAAGAGGATCTGGCTGGACGCAAGACCGGATCGAACGGGCGTCATCCGTTGCCGGAGCCCGCGGCCTTCGCGGCGTTTCTGCGTTCGCTCGGCGTGACGGAGCGCACGCAGCTCGTTGCGTACGATGCGGGCGGCGATATGTTCGCGGCGCGTTTTTGGTTTCTGGCGAAATGGATCGGACACGATGCGGTGGCGGTGCTCGATGGCGGGCTCGCGGCGTGGCAAGACGGCGGCTATCCGGTCAACGGCGACGCGCCGCTCGCGCGAACGGAAGGAACCATCGAGCCGCGCGTTCGAGCGGAGAGCGTCGTTCGCGTCGATGACGTACGTGCGAACCTTGACTCGCCGGCGTTCGCGCTTTTGGACGCTCGCAGCGCCGAACGATTTGCCGGCGTGAACGAGACCGTCGATCCCGTCGGCGGCCATATTCCCGGCGCGCGCAATCGCGTCTTCAAAGACAACTACGACGAGCGCGGACAATTCAAACCGGCGGCGCGTCTGCAGGCGGAATTCGAGGCGCTCGGCATTCCGCCCGAACGCATCGTGCACCAGTGCGGCTCCGGCGTCTCCGCGGCGGTCAATGTGTTGGCTATGGAGATTGCCGGATTGACCGGGTCGCGACTCTATCCGGGCTCGTGGAGCGAGTGGTGCGCGGACCCCGCGCGGCCTATCGCGCGCTGA
- a CDS encoding metallophosphoesterase, whose translation MLPHALLVAALALGPWLVVSDVHYNPLGSTTAAATAGSDTNPALLARSLDAMRRIDPDPPVVLVMGDLLAHHLTSALAASTMAELARRFDRAFPRAQFVLVLGNNDSACGDYRSAPNGAFLRAVAGAWAPLVDRNGAAPAFARDFARRGAYVARLPIRGLRAVVTDDVVWSWRYRACESSLADPVSDQYAWLAKTLRSTPRGDRNWLLLHIPPGVDVFSTRLIHGVVIVPFLGLGQRTLLGLIDDPADRVALVVAGHTHRFAFRSSAAADPARDVAMLLAPAISPIYGNDPAFLTIRVRADGTIADLRAAALVRGRSATVFDSQASFGMQSVNAETIRKVTQRLERDPALQARFARAYDGAARPPEVTPQNFRAFWCATANLDAGSYRRCAGTSIGGGRYPRILAGIAAVLLAIGAALYARRVSAR comes from the coding sequence ATGCTCCCTCACGCGCTCCTCGTCGCCGCCCTCGCGTTGGGCCCGTGGCTCGTCGTTAGCGACGTGCACTACAACCCGCTGGGGAGTACGACCGCCGCCGCAACCGCCGGTTCCGATACGAACCCCGCGCTTCTCGCTCGCTCGCTCGATGCGATGCGTCGCATCGACCCCGATCCGCCGGTCGTGCTGGTCATGGGCGATCTGCTCGCGCACCATCTCACGAGCGCGCTCGCAGCTTCCACGATGGCGGAGTTGGCGCGCCGCTTCGATCGCGCGTTTCCGCGGGCGCAGTTCGTGCTGGTGCTCGGCAACAACGATTCGGCTTGCGGCGACTATCGCTCGGCGCCGAACGGAGCATTCTTACGCGCCGTCGCCGGTGCCTGGGCACCGCTGGTCGACCGCAACGGCGCCGCGCCCGCGTTCGCGCGCGATTTCGCGCGGCGCGGCGCATACGTCGCTCGCCTTCCGATTCGCGGATTGCGCGCCGTCGTGACCGACGACGTCGTGTGGTCGTGGCGGTATCGCGCGTGCGAATCGAGCCTCGCCGACCCGGTGAGCGACCAGTACGCATGGCTCGCGAAGACCCTTCGCTCCACGCCGCGCGGCGATCGTAATTGGCTGCTGCTGCATATTCCGCCCGGCGTCGACGTCTTCTCGACGCGTCTGATTCACGGCGTGGTGATCGTGCCGTTTCTAGGTTTGGGCCAACGTACGCTGCTCGGGTTAATCGACGATCCCGCCGATCGCGTCGCACTCGTCGTCGCCGGCCACACGCACAGGTTCGCATTTCGTTCCAGCGCCGCCGCCGATCCGGCGCGCGACGTGGCGATGCTGCTCGCTCCGGCGATTTCGCCGATCTATGGAAACGACCCGGCGTTTCTCACGATCCGCGTACGCGCCGACGGCACGATCGCCGACCTGCGGGCCGCCGCGCTCGTACGGGGCCGGAGCGCGACGGTCTTCGACTCGCAAGCGAGCTTCGGCATGCAATCGGTGAACGCGGAAACGATACGCAAGGTCACGCAGCGTCTCGAACGCGATCCGGCGTTGCAAGCGCGCTTCGCTCGCGCATACGACGGCGCCGCGCGGCCGCCGGAAGTGACGCCGCAAAACTTTCGCGCGTTTTGGTGCGCGACGGCCAATCTCGATGCGGGGTCGTACCGCCGCTGCGCCGGAACGAGTATCGGGGGCGGCCGCTACCCGCGTATCCTCGCAGGCATCGCCGCGGTGCTGCTGGCGATCGGCGCCGCGCTCTACGCTCGGCGGGTCAGCGCGCGATAG
- a CDS encoding EVE domain-containing protein: MPRYWLFKSEPHAYGFDQLKIDGRTPWSGVRSFQARNNMLEMRLGDLGFFYHSSIPEPAAVGICEVVKEGYPDFTAFEKGGEYYDPRSKPDKPMWQMVDVRYVEPLAHPVTLARMREEPRLVGMALLRRGQRLSVQPLMPHEWKIVLELSKTPS, translated from the coding sequence ATGCCGCGATACTGGCTTTTCAAAAGCGAACCGCACGCGTATGGCTTCGACCAGCTCAAAATCGACGGGCGTACGCCGTGGTCTGGCGTTCGCAGTTTTCAAGCGCGCAACAACATGCTCGAAATGCGCCTCGGCGATCTCGGCTTCTTCTATCACTCGAGCATTCCCGAACCTGCGGCCGTCGGCATCTGCGAGGTCGTGAAAGAAGGCTACCCCGATTTCACCGCGTTCGAGAAGGGCGGCGAGTATTACGATCCCCGCAGCAAACCCGATAAACCGATGTGGCAGATGGTCGACGTGCGCTACGTGGAGCCCCTCGCGCATCCGGTAACGCTGGCCCGAATGCGCGAGGAACCGCGTTTGGTCGGCATGGCGCTGCTGCGCCGCGGGCAGCGCCTCTCCGTGCAGCCGCTGATGCCGCACGAGTGGAAGATCGTGCTGGAGCTCAGTAAGACGCCGTCGTAA
- a CDS encoding TonB-dependent receptor — protein MVKFFGTLCVFALSFALAQAAQASTVTGKVTDTNGAPVAGAAVALTGPATYRSATDATGAFTIGDVGQGVYSVAISKAGYNPVNEDFFTVLAGASPNIVVTMQAINFTSLRTIASVRATGRGTFNTTPASVNVISAQTIQEQGATQVMKVLDETPGIVASLPQTGGNAAAPGAITFPNIRGALSYETATLIDGHPVSVGTFGDYVTTFLNPFMLQNVEVVKGPGVEAPEVNYAIGGTVNFETKDPTYTPTGFYSAGIDNRGSATVNFGLSNTVGKLGFVAAYSDANLSSATNNYQSILSPSSPTNGILNFNGTTGTTIGFNDAFPTPIVPGTISAVENNYNLIACCQPITSLYENRSELAKLRYKFSPASSLTVAYLGGQTFANNNANAGDITPSTFATTSKTYAGSIPNGSIQDVGFVRVGDDREINNEPIFEGDFRTTLGKDTLLARYYAAGIDRLLYTGSTDPFRPQTFGYQLYGNDSNSKQTFSGQTVPVTFFNYFNQAEIDRLKGYSFEYDHPFGNNDKDLAELSYDQSDSTTTSYNLFVSGPSASKAAFTTSGLRLNQSITLPAGSGQLFRTLLLRGNFQLNDRLTVAIANYFNNYRSTYPTKCTLGGGNGCTFDGNGFVFNTTTHAHYDGRVAVEYRPSASLALRLSAGSAIAPPYLALLSGTLQPISFNSKSNIATEKVNSGALSPETAFGYDLGADYRFRDGVTTLSGDVYQTNLFNHFITETTNSGQLCPANDPLTNAPTGCQANTPLFFNSNVNLNNARFQGLELSLRHRPTTGFGYTLQGALQKAYAYNLPPYFYCSTPGPGCTANTNLAIVAGQNFNGGGISGSGLSVGGFSNQNVPYAQGYGELSYRLANGAYAIVGETYFGKNNALNRAPFGVLSASVSYPLNDGLSLQLSGDNLTNQYPAVFPNFGGGLAIPLANGQAAATQANVLGPQILRVTLTKVLGKP, from the coding sequence GTGGTCAAGTTTTTTGGCACGCTTTGCGTTTTCGCATTGTCGTTTGCGCTCGCGCAGGCGGCGCAAGCGAGTACGGTAACCGGGAAAGTCACCGATACGAACGGCGCTCCGGTTGCGGGTGCCGCGGTCGCACTCACGGGGCCGGCGACGTATCGATCCGCCACCGACGCCACCGGCGCGTTCACCATCGGCGACGTTGGGCAGGGCGTGTACTCCGTCGCGATCAGCAAGGCCGGCTACAATCCGGTCAACGAGGACTTCTTCACCGTCCTCGCCGGGGCGAGCCCCAACATCGTCGTGACGATGCAGGCGATCAACTTCACATCGCTGCGCACGATCGCGAGCGTTCGGGCGACCGGCCGCGGCACGTTCAATACCACGCCCGCATCCGTGAACGTCATCAGCGCTCAAACGATCCAAGAGCAGGGCGCGACGCAAGTGATGAAGGTGCTCGACGAAACGCCCGGCATCGTCGCGAGTCTGCCGCAAACCGGCGGCAACGCTGCCGCTCCCGGTGCGATCACCTTTCCCAACATTCGCGGCGCGCTCTCGTACGAAACGGCCACGCTGATCGACGGCCACCCCGTCTCGGTCGGCACCTTCGGCGACTACGTCACGACCTTTCTCAATCCGTTCATGCTCCAGAACGTCGAAGTCGTCAAAGGACCGGGCGTCGAGGCTCCGGAGGTGAACTACGCGATCGGCGGCACCGTAAACTTCGAGACGAAGGATCCGACCTACACGCCGACCGGGTTCTACTCCGCCGGCATCGACAATCGCGGGAGCGCGACGGTCAACTTCGGCTTATCGAATACCGTCGGCAAACTCGGATTCGTGGCGGCCTATTCCGATGCGAACCTCTCGAGCGCGACCAACAACTACCAATCGATCCTTTCGCCCTCGAGCCCGACGAACGGTATTCTGAACTTCAACGGAACGACCGGCACCACGATCGGCTTCAACGATGCGTTCCCGACACCGATCGTTCCGGGCACGATCTCGGCCGTCGAAAACAACTACAATTTGATCGCGTGCTGCCAGCCGATCACGAGCTTGTACGAGAATCGCTCCGAACTCGCCAAGCTGCGGTACAAGTTCTCGCCGGCATCGAGCCTGACCGTCGCCTATCTGGGCGGCCAGACCTTTGCCAACAATAACGCCAACGCCGGCGACATCACGCCCTCGACGTTCGCGACCACGTCCAAGACGTACGCCGGCTCGATTCCGAACGGCAGCATTCAAGATGTCGGCTTCGTGCGCGTTGGCGACGATCGCGAAATCAACAACGAGCCGATCTTCGAAGGCGACTTCCGCACGACCCTGGGCAAAGACACGCTGCTCGCGCGGTACTACGCCGCCGGCATCGACCGCCTGCTCTACACCGGCAGCACCGATCCGTTCCGGCCGCAAACCTTCGGGTATCAACTCTACGGTAACGACTCGAACTCCAAACAGACCTTTAGCGGTCAAACCGTTCCGGTCACGTTCTTCAACTATTTCAACCAGGCCGAGATCGATCGGCTCAAAGGCTATTCGTTCGAGTACGATCATCCGTTTGGAAACAACGACAAGGATCTCGCCGAACTCTCGTACGATCAGTCCGACTCGACGACCACGAGCTATAATCTGTTCGTCAGCGGTCCCTCGGCGAGCAAAGCCGCGTTTACCACGAGCGGCTTGCGTTTGAACCAGAGCATCACGCTGCCGGCCGGATCGGGGCAGTTGTTCCGCACGCTGCTGCTGCGCGGCAACTTTCAATTGAACGATCGCTTAACCGTCGCGATCGCGAACTATTTCAACAACTATCGCAGCACGTATCCAACGAAGTGTACGCTGGGCGGCGGCAATGGCTGCACCTTCGACGGGAACGGCTTCGTCTTCAACACGACGACGCACGCCCACTACGACGGACGAGTTGCGGTTGAATACCGGCCGAGCGCGAGTCTGGCGCTGCGGCTCTCCGCCGGCTCCGCAATCGCTCCGCCATACTTGGCGCTGCTCAGCGGAACGCTGCAGCCCATCTCGTTCAACAGCAAATCGAACATCGCAACGGAGAAGGTGAACTCGGGAGCGCTTTCGCCGGAGACGGCGTTCGGGTACGATCTCGGCGCCGACTATCGTTTTCGCGACGGCGTGACGACGCTCTCCGGCGACGTGTACCAAACCAATCTCTTCAATCACTTCATCACCGAAACGACCAATAGCGGCCAGCTCTGTCCCGCGAACGACCCGCTGACCAACGCCCCTACCGGTTGCCAAGCCAACACGCCGCTCTTTTTCAACTCGAACGTCAACCTCAATAACGCGCGTTTTCAAGGTCTCGAGCTCTCGCTGCGCCATCGTCCCACGACGGGCTTCGGCTACACGCTGCAGGGCGCGCTGCAGAAAGCCTATGCCTACAACCTGCCGCCGTACTTCTATTGCAGCACGCCGGGTCCGGGGTGCACGGCGAATACGAATCTCGCCATCGTCGCCGGGCAGAACTTTAACGGCGGCGGCATCAGCGGCAGCGGATTGAGCGTCGGCGGGTTCAGCAACCAAAACGTTCCGTACGCGCAAGGCTACGGGGAGCTGAGTTACCGGCTCGCCAACGGCGCGTACGCGATCGTCGGTGAGACCTATTTCGGCAAGAACAACGCCCTCAATCGCGCGCCGTTCGGCGTGCTGAGCGCTTCGGTAAGTTATCCGCTAAACGACGGGCTCTCGCTGCAGCTCTCCGGGGATAACCTGACGAATCAATACCCGGCCGTCTTCCCGAACTTTGGCGGCGGGCTCGCGATCCCGTTGGCAAACGGTCAAGCCGCCGCCACCCAAGCCAACGTTCTGGGCCCGCAGATTCTTCGAGTCACGCTCACGAAGGTGTTAGGAAAGCCGTAG